In Bradyrhizobium guangxiense, the following are encoded in one genomic region:
- a CDS encoding arsenic transporter, whose translation MPSAAIWAWSIIAVATAGVIVRPFRLPEAIWAVIGASALVLSGLLPWRDALAGIEKGLDVYLFLIGMMLIAELARLEGLFDYLAALAVEYAAGSPQRLFLLIYLVGTLVTVLLSNDATAIVLTPAVYAATRAAGAKPLPYLFVCAFIANAASFVLPISNPANLVVFGARMPHLTEWLRLFVLPSVASILLTYIVLRLTQHRALKDETIARAVPHPKLGRGGKLTAIGIVAIGVVLVTASALDKQLGLPTFICGGVTAAIVLLLSRQSPVPVLRGVSWSVLPLVGGLFVMVEALIKTGVIAQLSALLHQAVAQSVPQAAWSVGIATALADNIANNLPVGLVAGSVAASDHLPAPVVSAILIGVDLGPNLSVTGSLATILWLVALRREKIEVGAWPFLKLGLLVTPPALIAALAAAIR comes from the coding sequence GTGCCGTCTGCCGCCATTTGGGCCTGGAGCATCATCGCCGTCGCGACCGCAGGCGTCATCGTCCGGCCGTTTCGCCTGCCCGAAGCGATCTGGGCCGTGATCGGCGCGAGCGCCCTGGTGCTATCAGGCTTGCTGCCGTGGCGGGATGCCCTCGCCGGCATCGAAAAGGGCCTCGACGTCTACCTCTTCCTGATCGGCATGATGCTGATCGCCGAGCTCGCGCGGCTCGAAGGCCTGTTCGACTATCTCGCCGCGCTCGCGGTGGAATATGCGGCCGGCTCGCCGCAGCGGCTGTTCCTGCTGATCTATCTCGTCGGCACGCTCGTGACGGTGCTGCTCTCCAACGATGCCACCGCGATCGTGCTGACGCCGGCTGTCTATGCCGCGACGCGCGCGGCCGGCGCAAAACCGCTGCCCTATCTCTTCGTCTGCGCCTTCATCGCCAATGCCGCGAGCTTCGTGCTGCCGATTTCCAACCCCGCCAATCTCGTCGTGTTCGGCGCGCGCATGCCACACCTGACGGAATGGCTGCGCCTGTTCGTCCTGCCATCAGTGGCCTCGATCCTGCTGACCTATATCGTGCTGCGCCTGACCCAGCACCGCGCGCTGAAGGATGAGACGATTGCGCGTGCCGTGCCACATCCCAAGCTCGGCCGCGGCGGCAAGCTGACGGCCATCGGCATCGTCGCGATCGGCGTCGTGCTGGTCACGGCGTCAGCGCTGGACAAGCAGCTGGGCCTGCCGACCTTCATCTGTGGCGGCGTCACGGCCGCGATCGTGCTGCTGCTCAGCCGGCAGTCGCCCGTGCCCGTACTGCGGGGCGTGTCCTGGAGCGTGCTGCCGCTGGTCGGCGGGCTCTTCGTCATGGTGGAGGCGCTCATCAAGACCGGTGTGATCGCGCAGCTCAGCGCGCTGCTGCACCAGGCGGTCGCGCAATCGGTGCCGCAGGCGGCCTGGAGCGTCGGCATCGCCACCGCGCTGGCCGACAACATCGCCAACAACCTTCCGGTGGGCCTCGTCGCCGGATCGGTCGCCGCCAGCGATCATTTGCCGGCGCCGGTCGTCAGCGCCATTCTGATCGGCGTCGATCTCGGCCCCAATCTGTCGGTGACCGGATCGCTCGCCACCATTCTCTGGCTGGTCGCGCTCCGCCGGGAAAAAATCGAGGTCGGCGCCTGGCCGTTCCTCAAGCTCGGCCTGCTGGTGACGCCGCCCGCCCTGATAGCCGCCCTGGCGGCGGCAATCAGGTAA
- a CDS encoding MFS transporter encodes MSTMAMPQPTASEAAVRYLITNYSPKGNKVGWLMMASILVEAWDLYSIAFVLIFIKEQYNPSALMLGLAAAGTQGGALIGALLGGWLSDKIGRRVMFLATMVMFIVLALAQAFVPDITWLIVIRFLLGIPLGSDISTGYTYIMESMAKGEREVMGNRWQFMFAVGEVLTIGVIVIFLLIDMNHEILWRVTLGLGAVPALIILIMRHDVPETAVWLGQKGRYREAKQVAREMFNDNLDMLPDHDVEMPKVSTRAFLADLRKDPIRWRATIYGWIACFVQASEFSTFAFYLPVLFVMVGVSSVLGINLVTMALFSFAALSGWVGPLLTPKIGHRGISIAGFSIVLAALLVAAFALYTDNKILLPFAAAAMLWGHYWDASNCMTIPTMVAKPKYRGTASGFAYMFVKLPSFLAIFLFPTVFAAIGQANATLTVAIFPLIGLLAAIFILPEVYGYEND; translated from the coding sequence ATGTCAACGATGGCGATGCCACAACCGACCGCGAGCGAAGCCGCGGTCCGCTACCTCATCACGAACTACAGTCCCAAGGGCAACAAGGTCGGCTGGCTGATGATGGCCTCGATCCTGGTCGAAGCCTGGGATCTCTATTCGATCGCCTTCGTGCTGATCTTCATCAAGGAACAGTACAATCCTTCGGCTCTGATGCTGGGCCTCGCCGCGGCGGGAACGCAGGGCGGCGCCTTGATCGGTGCACTGCTCGGCGGCTGGCTGTCCGACAAGATCGGCCGCCGCGTGATGTTCCTGGCCACGATGGTAATGTTCATCGTGCTAGCGCTGGCGCAGGCCTTCGTGCCTGATATCACCTGGCTCATCGTGATCCGCTTCCTGCTCGGCATTCCGCTCGGCTCAGACATCTCGACCGGCTACACTTACATCATGGAATCCATGGCCAAGGGCGAGCGCGAGGTCATGGGCAACCGCTGGCAGTTCATGTTCGCGGTCGGCGAGGTCCTCACCATCGGCGTCATCGTGATCTTCCTGCTGATCGACATGAATCACGAGATATTGTGGCGCGTGACGCTCGGGCTCGGCGCGGTGCCGGCGCTGATCATCCTGATCATGCGGCACGACGTGCCGGAGACGGCGGTATGGCTGGGGCAGAAGGGCCGCTACCGCGAGGCCAAGCAGGTCGCGCGCGAGATGTTCAACGACAATCTCGACATGTTGCCGGACCATGACGTCGAGATGCCGAAGGTCTCGACCCGCGCGTTCCTCGCCGATCTCAGGAAGGATCCGATCCGCTGGCGTGCGACGATCTACGGCTGGATCGCCTGCTTCGTGCAAGCCAGCGAGTTCTCGACCTTCGCGTTCTATCTGCCGGTACTCTTCGTGATGGTCGGCGTGTCGAGCGTGCTCGGCATCAATCTGGTGACGATGGCGCTGTTCTCCTTCGCCGCACTGTCGGGTTGGGTCGGTCCGCTGCTGACGCCCAAGATCGGCCACCGCGGCATCTCGATCGCGGGCTTCTCGATCGTGCTGGCTGCGCTGCTGGTCGCGGCCTTCGCGCTCTACACCGACAACAAGATCCTGCTGCCGTTCGCGGCCGCCGCGATGTTGTGGGGCCATTATTGGGATGCGTCGAACTGCATGACGATCCCGACCATGGTCGCCAAGCCCAAATATCGCGGCACCGCCAGCGGCTTCGCCTACATGTTCGTGAAGCTGCCGTCGTTCCTGGCGATCTTCCTGTTCCCGACAGTGTTTGCCGCGATCGGGCAGGCCAATGCCACGCTGACGGTCGCGATCTTCCCGCTGATCGGATTGCTCGCCGCAATCTTCATCCTGCCGGAAGTCTACGGCTACGAGAACGACTGA
- a CDS encoding GntR family transcriptional regulator, producing MARRKRALEVVRNDDGEGRPSRSNRLNFFELAYQRIEELLVHCELKPGQFMTMLELQQITGFGRTPVHHAVNRLSADTLIIIRPRHGLHIAPIDLARERMLLGLRRDMERFVIRLAADRASLSHRNQALHIERLLRERRATLTLDEFNSLDRRIDALVLEAAGEPFLVHTLRPLHTLYRRIGYIHHRFMPGQADLSGTIDHHLAILNAVASRRVEDAVKASDALIDYMGEMFTGMEAGIDPRLLDCSIEPLLGA from the coding sequence ATGGCACGGCGCAAGCGCGCGCTCGAGGTGGTGAGAAACGATGACGGCGAGGGCAGGCCTTCCCGTAGCAACCGTCTCAACTTTTTCGAGTTGGCCTATCAAAGGATCGAAGAGCTCCTGGTTCATTGCGAGCTCAAGCCAGGCCAGTTCATGACCATGCTGGAATTGCAGCAAATCACTGGTTTCGGCCGCACGCCCGTGCATCACGCCGTCAATCGTCTCTCCGCCGACACCCTCATCATCATCCGCCCGCGTCACGGCCTGCACATCGCGCCGATCGATCTGGCGCGCGAACGCATGCTGCTTGGCCTCCGCCGCGACATGGAGCGTTTTGTCATTCGCCTCGCGGCCGATCGCGCCAGCCTTTCCCACCGCAATCAGGCGCTGCATATCGAGCGTTTGCTGCGCGAACGCCGCGCCACTTTGACACTCGACGAGTTCAACAGCCTCGACCGCCGCATTGATGCGCTGGTGCTGGAGGCGGCCGGCGAGCCGTTCCTGGTCCATACGCTGCGGCCGCTGCACACGCTGTATCGTCGCATCGGCTACATCCATCACCGCTTCATGCCGGGGCAGGCCGACCTGTCCGGCACGATCGATCATCATCTCGCCATTCTGAACGCGGTGGCCAGCCGCCGTGTCGAGGACGCTGTGAAGGCGAGCGATGCCCTGATCGACTACATGGGCGAGATGTTCACGGGCATGGAGGCGGGGATCGACCCGCGCCTGCTCGATTGCAGTATCGAGCCGCTGCTCGGCGCGTAG
- a CDS encoding mandelate racemase/muconate lactonizing enzyme family protein: MKITSIETLRTEEFSNVIWVRIHTDTGMIGLGETFYGAGAVEAQIHDTFAGRLLGRNPLHIEAIHRDMLTLPMAQSSTGVEYRAASAIDIALWDLFGKVCNQPVHQMLGGLCRDKQRIYNTCAGTQYVRSTNISPVSNWNLGASKGPYEDLDGFMNRADALAESLLESGISAMKIWPFDPAAQENKGLYITAAQMKQAIEPFEKIRKAVGDKMEIMVELHSLWNLPTAKQIARALEPYKPTWYEDPIRMNSPQALAEYARSTDVWVCASETLGSRFPYKDMLDRDAMHVVMADLCWTGGLTEGRKIAAMAETYHRPFAPHDCIGPIGFIAAIHMSFSQPNTLIQESVRAFYKGWYNELVTTMPVIKDGFVFPMEGPGLGVDLLPAVFDRTDLTVRRSNV, encoded by the coding sequence GTGAAGATCACGTCGATCGAGACACTGCGCACTGAGGAATTTTCCAACGTCATCTGGGTCCGCATCCACACCGACACCGGCATGATCGGGCTCGGCGAGACCTTCTATGGCGCGGGCGCGGTCGAGGCGCAGATCCACGACACCTTTGCCGGCCGGCTGCTCGGCCGCAATCCCCTGCACATCGAAGCGATCCATCGCGACATGCTCACCCTGCCGATGGCGCAGTCCTCGACCGGCGTCGAATATCGCGCGGCGTCCGCGATCGACATTGCGCTGTGGGACCTGTTCGGCAAGGTCTGCAATCAGCCGGTGCACCAGATGCTCGGCGGCCTCTGCCGCGACAAGCAGCGCATCTACAATACCTGCGCCGGCACGCAATATGTCCGCTCGACCAATATCAGTCCGGTCTCGAACTGGAATCTCGGCGCGTCCAAGGGTCCTTACGAGGATCTAGACGGCTTCATGAACCGCGCCGATGCCCTCGCCGAAAGCCTGTTGGAGAGCGGCATCTCGGCGATGAAGATCTGGCCGTTCGATCCGGCGGCCCAGGAGAACAAGGGGCTCTACATCACCGCCGCGCAGATGAAGCAAGCGATCGAGCCGTTCGAGAAGATCCGAAAAGCGGTCGGCGACAAGATGGAGATCATGGTCGAGCTCCACTCGCTCTGGAACCTGCCGACCGCCAAGCAGATCGCGCGCGCACTCGAGCCCTACAAGCCGACCTGGTACGAAGACCCGATCCGGATGAACTCGCCGCAGGCGCTGGCCGAATACGCCCGCTCCACCGATGTCTGGGTCTGCGCCAGCGAGACGCTGGGCTCGCGTTTCCCGTACAAGGACATGCTCGACCGCGACGCCATGCATGTGGTGATGGCCGACCTGTGCTGGACCGGCGGCCTCACCGAGGGCCGCAAGATCGCCGCGATGGCCGAGACCTATCACCGGCCTTTTGCTCCGCATGACTGCATTGGCCCGATCGGCTTCATCGCCGCCATCCACATGTCGTTCAGCCAGCCCAACACGCTGATCCAGGAATCGGTGCGCGCCTTCTACAAGGGCTGGTACAATGAGCTCGTCACCACGATGCCGGTAATCAAGGACGGCTTTGTCTTCCCGATGGAGGGCCCCGGCCTCGGCGTCGACCTCCTGCCTGCCGTGTTCGACCGCACCGATCTCACCGTGCGCCGCTCCAACGTCTAA
- a CDS encoding SDR family oxidoreductase has translation MSTSLFDLSGRTALVTGSSRGLGRAIAEGMAKAGAKIIINGVDPKRVEQAVAEFRAAGHQAEGAAFDVTDEGAIVAAFNDFDKKGIAVDIVVNNAGIQHRKPLVEFTTDEWRKVIETNLTSAFVIGREAAKRMIPRKHGKIINIGSLGSELARPTIAPYTAAKGGIKNLTRSMAVEWAQHGIQANAIGPGYMLTDMNEALVNNADFNNWLMGRIPSKRWGKPDELVGAAIFLASDASTYVNGQIIYVDGGMIAAM, from the coding sequence ATGAGCACCTCCCTCTTCGATCTCTCCGGCCGCACGGCGCTCGTGACCGGCTCGTCCCGCGGCCTCGGCCGCGCCATCGCCGAGGGCATGGCGAAGGCTGGCGCGAAGATCATTATCAACGGCGTCGACCCAAAGCGGGTCGAGCAGGCCGTCGCCGAGTTTCGTGCCGCGGGCCATCAGGCCGAAGGCGCCGCGTTCGATGTCACCGACGAGGGTGCGATCGTCGCCGCCTTCAACGACTTCGACAAAAAAGGCATTGCGGTCGACATCGTCGTCAACAATGCCGGCATCCAGCACCGCAAGCCGCTGGTCGAGTTCACCACCGACGAATGGCGCAAGGTGATCGAGACCAACCTCACCAGCGCCTTCGTGATTGGCCGCGAGGCGGCCAAGCGCATGATCCCGCGCAAGCACGGCAAGATCATCAATATCGGCTCGCTCGGCAGCGAGCTCGCCCGACCCACCATTGCGCCCTACACCGCGGCCAAGGGCGGCATCAAGAATCTCACCCGCTCAATGGCGGTGGAATGGGCCCAGCACGGCATCCAGGCCAATGCGATCGGCCCCGGCTACATGCTGACCGACATGAACGAGGCGCTGGTCAACAATGCCGATTTCAACAACTGGCTGATGGGGCGCATCCCCTCCAAGCGCTGGGGCAAGCCGGACGAGCTGGTCGGCGCGGCGATCTTCCTGGCGTCGGATGCCTCCACCTATGTCAACGGCCAGATCATCTATGTCGACGGCGGCATGATCGCCGCGATGTGA